Within the Cetobacterium sp. 8H genome, the region TAGAAAAGCATCGTTTAAATTTCTTTCCGCATCTTCCATCTAGATGTAGTTCACAATTTATTTTTGAAAAATTGTCAGATCTTCTAACAGCATCTAAAATTTATGATTGGAAAGGTCATATTCATAAAATTTCAATCGATACTTCCTATGATTATATAATTTCAAAACATAATACAAATCTGATTTCTAATTTAAGAAAATCTGATTTTAAATCAATTACTAATATTTTAAATGAATACTGGAATGGGAAAATTAAGTGGGAAAGATGCCATGACCGCGATTTTTATTTTTTACCTACAACTGAATTTTTGATAGAGGGTAAAATTAATATAATCGAAACCTTAAATGAAATAATTTAATTTTTTTACAAACCTCCAAATTAGTTTAATATTAAATTAATTTGGAGGTTTTATAATATAGCTATTGCTTTTTTAAGTTTTTTATCTTTAACTTGTAAAATTAATAGTGTTTTATCTCTTTTTTCAAAAACATTAAATCTACGACTGAGTCTATCTCATAAAGCTTACTTTCTCCTCTATTTAAAAGATCTACTCTTAATCTAACTCCATTGCACTCTACAAAGTATCTAATAACATTTCCTAGTATAGAAAAATCTTTTATAATTCCACTCTTCTTTATAAAATTATCTAAATTATAAATTCTTTCTACTTCTTTTATGTATATTGCTTCTGGTCTTATAGCAATATTTCCTAAAACTCTTCCCTCAAAAGCTTTTGCAGTTTCTTCATAATTTAGTATATTATAGTTTCCTATAAATTCTGCCATAAAAACTGTCTTAGGATTTGTATATATCTCTTCTGGTGTCCCAACTTGAACAATGTCGCCTTTATCCATAATAAAAATTCTATCAGATATTGTTAAAGCTTCCTCTTGATCATGGGTCACAAATATTGTTGTAACATTTGTCTTTTTTTGAATCTCTTTTAATTGTTCTCTCAAAGATTTTCTAACCTTAGCATCTAAAGCAGATAAAGGCTCATCTAAAAGTAAAATTTTTGGCTCTGTTGCTAAAGATCTTGCTATAGCAACTCTTTGCTTTTGTCCTCCTGAAAGTTGATTTGGATAGAAATTCATTTTATCTTCAAGATGAACTAACTTTAACATCTCTTCAACTTTTTCTTCTATATCTTTTTTTTCCATTTTTTTCATTTCTAATCCAAAAGCTATATTTTCAAATACAGTCATATTTGGAAAAAGAGCATAGTTTTGAAAGACCATTCCTATTCCACGATCTTTAGGAGTTCTATTGGTTACATTTTTACCATCTATATAGATATCTCCGTCATTTATTTCATTCAATCCGGCTATACATCTTAAAAGTGTCGATTTTCCACATCCAGATGGCCCTAAAAGTGTTATAAATTCTCCTTTTTTTATATTAAAATTTATATTTTTAAAAATGGTAGCCCTATCATATTTTTTTTCTAAATTTTTTCCAACTATAAAATTCATATTTGTCTCCTCTTTTGCTTTTCTCCTATATAAAATGCTGCCGTAGTTAGCCCCAACAATATTATAAAGTATGCCATAACCAGAGCACTTGAATAGTGCCCACTGTAACCCGACTTTATACTATTTATATACATCTGAATAGTTTGAAATTTTCCACCTACTAACATATTTACCAATAGAAATTCTCCAAATAACATTGAAAATGTAAGTAATATTGATACACTCAAACCTTTAGAAATATTAGGCACTATAATTTTGAAAAAAGCCATCTGAGTACTTGCACCAAGAATATTCGCACTTTCTACCAATTCTTTTATATTCAAGCCATCTAAACTGTTTTTTATTCCTCTATAAACAAAAGGATAAGCTAGAATAAAATAAACACCTACTAAAATATATGTAGTTCCAACTAATCTAAAAGGTTCATTTGAATAGAGTCTTATAAGACCTACAACTGAAACTGCACCTGGAACTGCAAAACATATTAAAACTAAAATATCCATTAGTTTTTCTATCTTCTTGAAGTAATAAGTTGCAACAAATACTACTGGTACAAGTATTATTCCTATAAAAAATAAAGATATTAGACAAATCCAGAAACTTTTTCCCAAAGCATTTAAAAACATCTCATTTTGAAAAATTTCTAAATAATATTTTAAAGTTAATCCCTGTGGCAAAAGAGTATTTGTCCATTTTGAACTTATTGAATATACAAACGTTGCCAGTATTGGTAAAAAAAGTATTATTAATATACTTATAACTACCCATATATGAATTCTATTTTTCATATTTCCCCCTCTTTTTTTTCAACAATATTTCGTTGATAACTACAACAAAAAGTAATATTCCACCAAGCACAATAGACATTGCACTTGCTATTCCTGGTTCATATGAAACTTCTCCAGCTATATAACTTGTAATTCTTATTGTCATTACGTTATATGCTCCATTTGTCAATGCTAATGTACATGCATATGCCCCATCGCGTTTGCAAACATTATCAGCATTGTACCTAAAATTTCTTTTAACATAACTGGAATTCCAACTCGTTTCCAAAAAATAAATGTTCCCCCACCTAATATATTAACTATCTCTTGCCACTGTGGATCTATTCGATCAAATAATGGATATAGTAATAATAATCCTAATGGAAGTTGGAAATATGTATACATAAGCATCAAACCAGCTCTTGAATAGACATCAAATGTTTCTATTAATCCAACATTTTTTAATAAAATTGTCATTACTCCATTACTTCCAAGAAGAATTATGAAAGCAAATGCTAGAGGTATCCCACTAAAATTTGAAAGCATATTTATAAGTAATAATACACTTTTCTTTGAACTATTTTTTAATTTATTTAAAGAATAAGCTCCTTGAAGTGATATTAAAAGACCTAATAAAGTAGATACTATCGACAATTCTAATGAGTTGAAAATAGATTGTTTTATAAATCTACTTTTAAATATATATTCATAATTTTCTAATGAAAACTCATTATATTCATTTAGAAAACTACTTATGAAGGTTGAGAGAAAAGGGCTTAATAAAAACATAATTATTAATGTTATAAATGGAATTAGTATAAGAAACGCCTTATGATGTTCTTTAATTTTTATTTTTGTTATACTTACTTTCTTACTTTTTTCAAGTTTTAAGATATTTTCCAAAATTTCCTCCAAGATTAATTTATCTCTAAAATTTCACAGCATATTTTTTTTATATCTTTTTGCTGGATACTTAAATCTTTATATTTACTACATTCTTCCCCTAAAATCCAAAGTGGAACATCTCTTTCTAAATTACTATCTCCCCCATGATTCCCTTTTTCATCCATTCCATGATCAGATGTAACTATTATTTCATATCCTAACTCTTTCCATAAAGGGATGTAATGAGATAAATAGTTCCCCAAATTGTAGACTGTATCTGCATATTCTTTTGAAAGTCCCCCATTTTTATGGCCTACATCATCTATATTCATAGTATGCAAAAGTAAAAAGTCTGGACTCTTATCATTTAAAAGTCTATTGCTTACTGAAAACAGATGTGAGTCAGGATAACTATCCTCCCAATAAAATCTTCCATAGTTTATATTTTTTTCTAAATCTTCAACTTCAATATCTTTATCTAGATCAAATGGTCCATTATATAGTTCATGAATCCAATGATATGCTACTGCAGCTGTTTTCAAGCCAGATTTTCTAGCTAAAGAAAATACGCTCTCTTTTTTTGACATTCTTTTTATTTTATTGTTCAATATTCCACTTTCAACTGGTATTTTTCCTGTTAAAATAGTTTCATAAAGGGGCCTCGAAAGGCTTGGAAGTTCACATTTAAAAGTGAACTTCACTGCTTCCTTCTCTTTTTCTAGAGCTTTTAAATAACCTAGTTTATGGCTTGCATGTTCTCCTAAACCATCTATCAATATCAATATTAATTTTTTCATAAATACTCCTATTTTCTATTTACTAAGACTTCTTCTTGCCAAACTCTTCCTAAATTCTTTGAAGTTTTATCCCAATCCTCTTGATTACCTATGGCTCTTACATTTTTATACTGCTCGTCTGGAATCATTTTTTCTTTTATTTCTTTAGGTAGTTCTATTTTTCTAATTGGTCTTGCATTACCCTTTGCTAAATTTATTTGTCCCTCATCACTAAAAATATATTCTCTTGTCAATTTAGCTGCATTTGGATTCTTTGCCCACTTATTTATTATTGTCGTATATCCACTTATTAATGAACCGTCTGAAGGTATTAAAACTTCATATCTTTCTTTATCTATTGTATCTCTATAACTCAGTCCATTAAAATCCCAGATAAGCCCAACTTCGATCTCGCCTCTTTCTAAATTTTGAATATTCGGCTGGACCACTGAAACTCTTCCCTCTTTAGCTAAGTTTGCAAAATATTTTATAGCGGGCTCAATATTATTTTCATCTCCACCTAAAGCATAAGCTGCTGCTAAAACTGCACTTGAAGCTTGGGCTGCTGTTCCTACTTCTCCAGGACTTACTTTTAATTTACTATTTTTTAATTGCTCCCAAGATCTAGGAATATCTTTTTCTGGAACTTTATCCTTATCTACAATAAAAGCTATAGTTCCAGTATATGCTAGCATCCAATGCCCGTCTTTATCTTTTGCCCACTCTGGAACCTCTTCCCAATAGCTTGTTTTATATGGTTGAGTTACATTTTGTTTCACCGCAATATTAGCAAAACCAGCTCCAATATCTCCTATATCTGCTGTTGCATTTTTTCCCTCATTTTTAAACTTTGCAATCTCTTGGGCACTACTCATATCTGTATCACTGTGCTTTAAATTATATTTATCTTTTAATTGTCCCCAAGTATCTTTCCAGTTAGCCCAGTTATCGGGCATTCCTACAGATAATACTTCGCCCTCTTTTTGAGCCTTTTTCTCTATCTCTTTTAAAGTTTCACCATAACTTAAAACACTAGATAGTAAAATAGTTAATATAATAATTTTTTTCATTTGCTCCTCCTCTTTAAATTTTTAATTATAATCATCTTAACATCTCATTGTTAAGATAATAACAATTTATAGTAAAACAATAGTTAAATAAACGTAAAAAAAAAAGTAGAGGAATGACCATCACACATTCCTCTACTCAACTACTAAATCTTATCACATTTGAATAACTTTAAAACTTGTAAAACTTTTTTCTTTAAAAATCTTTATAAAGTAATCTTAAAAATAAAACACTCTACTACCTTTTAAATCTATTACCTTATATAATAGTTAGAAAAACAACTTCATGATTTGTTAAAACTTTAATATTAAAACATCTTTGAAACTGTGTGATGGATTTTTTAAATCTTTACTTTTTAATCTTTTGCTACTATCTTCTAACTATTATTATAATATTTAGACGGAAAAGCTTGTGAAAAAGTTTGACAAATTAAGATACTAAGGGTTGTTAAAAATGTAAATAAGTTATAAAATAGTCTATCTAGGCTGAAAGGGGAGAATATTGAAAAAAAATAATATGTTTTTTAAAAATTGTAAACAAGATGGTACTGAAGGATTTTTTTCTATATATTTTTTTGATAACGATGAGGAAATAGAATATTTAAATATCTCTTATAACAGTTTTGTCATCAAAAATGAAGAAAATTATCGGTATATAAAATATCACTTAAGTGAAAATTATGCTTTAGAATATTGGGAATTTTTTTTAGAAAATACAGGTATTATCAGAAGTATCTTTGATGAATCATCTT harbors:
- a CDS encoding alkaline phosphatase family protein, whose translation is MKKLILILIDGLGEHASHKLGYLKALEKEKEAVKFTFKCELPSLSRPLYETILTGKIPVESGILNNKIKRMSKKESVFSLARKSGLKTAAVAYHWIHELYNGPFDLDKDIEVEDLEKNINYGRFYWEDSYPDSHLFSVSNRLLNDKSPDFLLLHTMNIDDVGHKNGGLSKEYADTVYNLGNYLSHYIPLWKELGYEIIVTSDHGMDEKGNHGGDSNLERDVPLWILGEECSKYKDLSIQQKDIKKICCEILEIN
- a CDS encoding ABC transporter permease subunit, producing MENILKLEKSKKVSITKIKIKEHHKAFLILIPFITLIIMFLLSPFLSTFISSFLNEYNEFSLENYEYIFKSRFIKQSIFNSLELSIVSTLLGLLISLQGAYSLNKLKNSSKKSVLLLINMLSNFSGIPLAFAFIILLGSNGVMTILLKNVGLIETFDVYSRAGLMLMYTYFQLPLGLLLLYPLFDRIDPQWQEIVNILGGGTFIFWKRVGIPVMLKEILGTMLIMFANAMGHMHVH
- a CDS encoding ABC transporter permease, yielding MKNRIHIWVVISILIILFLPILATFVYSISSKWTNTLLPQGLTLKYYLEIFQNEMFLNALGKSFWICLISLFFIGIILVPVVFVATYYFKKIEKLMDILVLICFAVPGAVSVVGLIRLYSNEPFRLVGTTYILVGVYFILAYPFVYRGIKNSLDGLNIKELVESANILGASTQMAFFKIIVPNISKGLSVSILLTFSMLFGEFLLVNMLVGGKFQTIQMYINSIKSGYSGHYSSALVMAYFIILLGLTTAAFYIGEKQKRRQI
- a CDS encoding ABC transporter ATP-binding protein — its product is MNFIVGKNLEKKYDRATIFKNINFNIKKGEFITLLGPSGCGKSTLLRCIAGLNEINDGDIYIDGKNVTNRTPKDRGIGMVFQNYALFPNMTVFENIAFGLEMKKMEKKDIEEKVEEMLKLVHLEDKMNFYPNQLSGGQKQRVAIARSLATEPKILLLDEPLSALDAKVRKSLREQLKEIQKKTNVTTIFVTHDQEEALTISDRIFIMDKGDIVQVGTPEEIYTNPKTVFMAEFIGNYNILNYEETAKAFEGRVLGNIAIRPEAIYIKEVERIYNLDNFIKKSGIIKDFSILGNVIRYFVECNGVRLRVDLLNRGESKLYEIDSVVDLMFLKKEIKHY
- a CDS encoding ABC transporter substrate-binding protein — encoded protein: MKKIIILTILLSSVLSYGETLKEIEKKAQKEGEVLSVGMPDNWANWKDTWGQLKDKYNLKHSDTDMSSAQEIAKFKNEGKNATADIGDIGAGFANIAVKQNVTQPYKTSYWEEVPEWAKDKDGHWMLAYTGTIAFIVDKDKVPEKDIPRSWEQLKNSKLKVSPGEVGTAAQASSAVLAAAYALGGDENNIEPAIKYFANLAKEGRVSVVQPNIQNLERGEIEVGLIWDFNGLSYRDTIDKERYEVLIPSDGSLISGYTTIINKWAKNPNAAKLTREYIFSDEGQINLAKGNARPIRKIELPKEIKEKMIPDEQYKNVRAIGNQEDWDKTSKNLGRVWQEEVLVNRK